A window of the Helianthus annuus cultivar XRQ/B chromosome 4, HanXRQr2.0-SUNRISE, whole genome shotgun sequence genome harbors these coding sequences:
- the LOC110933495 gene encoding uncharacterized protein At1g03900-like, translating into HTLLVVREVSVFKIPPRSTSGGYKCGGYKCGECLQSDKIWSGRLRVISCNNCCEIWLEDPNSGDLFAVCFVNPGQRETAVKPVLDSSRYFVLKIEDGTGKHAFVGLGFTERNEAFDFNVALSDHEKYVKRESEKDDSGASNESCINTHPAVNHRLKVLLLTVH; encoded by the coding sequence CACACGCTTCTAGTAGTCCGCGAAGTCTCCGTCTTCAAAATACCACCGCGATCCACCAGCGGCGGTTACAAGTGCGGCGGTTACAAGTGCGGCGAGTGTCTCCAATCGGACAAGATCTGGTCCGGCAGGCTCCGCGTCATTTCCTGCAACAACTGTTGCGAGATCTGGTTAGAAGATCCGAATTCCGGCGATCTGTTCGCCGTTTGTTTCGTTAATCCTGGCCAGAGAGAGACCGCGGTCAAACCGGTGCTTGATTCGTCCAGGTATTTCGTGTTGAAGATCGAAGATGGAACCGGAAAACACGCGTTCGTAGGGCTAGGGTTTACGGAACGGAATGAGGCGTTTGATTTCAATGTTGCGTTGTCGGATCATGAGAAGTATGTGAAACGAGAGAGTGAGAAGGATGACAGTGGAGCTAGTAATGAGAGTTGCATTAATACTCATCCTGCTGTTAATCATAGATTGAAGGTATTGTTGCTTACAGTACATTAG